The genomic interval atggggataagactGTATGTAGAGAAACTGGCAGACTATAgcctgtaattttagaactaaaaagtgctcctgtgaaaagggacagtgaatgtagatacaaggtacgtgttcctaatccagtgaacTTTCGGTGTAGTTGTTTATACAGAGTATTCAACATATAATTGGACAGAACATCAAAAAAATTAGATTAAATATGAAAAGCGTTATGGACAAGGAATGTTCTCTTTGAGATAAAGTTTTGTGTGGAAATTGATTTACCACCACTTTCTGTGTTGTAATAGTATGTATATCCATCTGGGCTCACAGCTTCCATCCATGCACTGCCTGAGGATGCTTGCTGAAAACAGACAGTTTGTTCATTACACACCTTTAACTTATTTACTGTATGATGCTTAATAGGTATGTTTATTTACTGAAAGCTAAAATACAGCTTTACGTACCCCAGGTTGGTCCGATGAGATACTTTCACCTTGGAACCCTCCTGGTTTCTCCCACTTAGACTCTAAATCATTTACAACACCTTGAATCATTGGTTACTTTGAAAAACAGAGTTCATCAATTTAAGTACTAAATTCTAACACAAATAACACGAGCTAAATAATAGTTACTAGTTTGTGCTGGTGGAGATTTGCACAGTACACTGACACATTTCAAGAGAAACTGACCTCCAGTCTGTGTGTTGTAGTAATAGATCAATCCATCTTCAGTTGTCCCCTCGACCCATGCATCTGATTcactgttgctgctgctgttgctgctgctgctgctttcaGTAGTAAGCTCAGCCTTCTTTTTTTGAGCCTTTTTAGCTTTTGTCTGAGTCCGAACCAGAGCTTTTGTGTGAGTCTGAACAAGAACTTTTGTCTGTACAGGAGAATGTACAGGAGCTACTGAGCCACCTAAACAAGATCAAGCAGATGGTATTTTTTATTGACTAGGTGAAACATTTGATTTTTACACTCACTATTTTCAGTATTTAGTCTAAGAATAGTGTCAATTAATTCATCTTACACGTCTCTTTAAGAACGTTTTTAGTAGGACTTGCTTTTCCACATCCCataaacaaaattaatgttTCAGAATATATAACTTTTCCCATAATTATTGTGCATAATGTAATAACTTGCCTGTCGTCTGAGTTTTCTATAGCAGGGTGTGgataattttattaactgataatttaaatgtttcacCTTCCACTCTCTACCTTCTCCTCTTTCCACTGTTAAGTAAAAATGCTGAGTTATCTCAAAGATTCTTCCTGATGCAGTGTTTTATTTAGAGACATTAAAATAGGGAAGaacaatgtaatatattttccaGTGAATGCTGATTTTAAATTACTGTTATATTATTgatgcagaaaaacaaaatgctaaaaatgttgaaccAACCAAGCAATAAAAATATGTGAAGATGGACAACAAAATTCCCTTTACAATGTTATGATAGTGTCTACAATCAtttattaacaattaattagTTACAGTACTTAACACTGATGATGAGTGCAttgaatgaatacatttgtgTCAAAGTTTGAATATCTGTGCGTAAAAAGGATGGATGCAGCAGTGTAATGCTGTAAGTAAATGCTGTTTCTGTTAATGGCTAAAGTTTCAGAACAACAAGTTACCTGATTCTGCCTGTAGTCTTTTCATGTCCTCTTCATATGCCTTCAGTGCTGCCTCCTCCATTGCTGCAAACTCCTTTGACATTTTTTCTTCCTTCTTGGCCTTTTCAATGCTCTTCTTTTTAATCTGTAATGAAACATGTGAGGGAGTGGTATGAGGAGTTTAAGCACCATCATCAAGAAGCAGAGGCTCATAGCTGCTCTCTCTTATCTAAACGCAAATGGATCACAGGACAGGAGCCAAGTAATGTGAACTTGTTTTTAAGCAGCttgcccccccccctttttttttttatagcagGCCCTGCTGGTCATAGACAATATAATTCTAGTCTGTCCACTAAACAAGCAGTCAGACTTTTACAACcagtatttattaaataaaaaatatttatttagttttcctAGAAATAGCAACTTACttgaaataaagaataaattaatcaGATTATGCTACACAGAGCGGACCCCACACGGGAGTGTTTCAAATGGTTCAAATGGAGTTTTTGACCAATCCACGGTACTAAGTGTTAGTATAATGGCTGTGTCAAAACATTAAGAAGATTAATTggtgaaaatgactgattgctcttTTAATAAGACAAGTTTCAAAgtttctttttcattcatttcccTTTTTGCTGTGCAGCTTTATGCCAACCGTGTTGACTTTTGAAAATGGTGAAAAACTTTAACTTACTTCCTCGATTTTggctgtaacattttgtttgtgATTCTTGCCCCTCTCATGAAACTCGATACTCTGTTGAatgagacaaaaataaatatttgacaaGTAATTATGAGTTTTAAAGatacaaaataatataacaCAAGCTATTTCATGCAATAAAGGCTGCCTTTGGATTATTTACTGTCACTCACAGGTTTGTTATCTGCAATCCAACACTTGCAGTACTGACAGAATTTTCTTGGCTGGGATTTCCAGTAATCAGCCCTTTGttgcaaataaaaataagagaaaaggaaagcaaGACAGATTAGTTCATCATGTTGTGGTAAAACAATAAATGGCCATACTGAAAGAGCTTATTAATTTTGTATGTCACTTATACAAATGATAGTGAAAATATAAACCCACAGTATAGCTAGTGACTAATTTACTACAATATCATTGACACCATAGTGGGTCAGTGTTTTGTCAGTTTTTTAGGACACCAGACCTTTGCCCCAACTGAATTACTGTCATAACACGTTACCAATTATGATGCTGGAAAGTTACTTGTATAATTTTACATTGGCAATCATGAGTGTTGATTAATATTTGAGCAGTTCAAATGCTAGCTATGATGTTAtcctaaaaatgtattaaaaaaacacaaggtACGATTCTGTATTGTTGGTTTGCTTTAGtttggtgtttttgtttgtcctggtgtttttgttgtttttgctcctggggctcccctagtataattcatttttacagcacaatTGAATtcacaagttacatagtgctctttctgcagtgctgagcctggagtagcaacgacagaggctctattctccccatTACATGTTAGTGAGGTATCACAGTGATTTGAATACcttacagtgttcctttaatatctaggttttgttctgttttgccTGTCATTCATCCAGTGAAGGCCTGTATTTTGTTTTCGTACATAATTTATGCAGTTAAGCACATTTTCTTATTTCATTCTAATGCCCTTTTCTTGTACTGACATAAAACACATTGAATTGCCTTtgcttatgatctaaaataTGTTGTAGTaacataaataaacttgccttggcTTGCCTTAAGTTAGCTTCCTCTGCTAAAGCATAACGTTAATGCAGTAAAGACCGTATATTTGTCTCTCAAACGATCCACGGTTAAGAACACGAGGGAAACAGCTGGTGCTGAGTCCAGTACTTACATTATAAACTCCTTCAGATTAAAGAGCTTGTCCCTCagacacttttatttatttagctccTGCTACACATTATTGAAAATGTCCACATTAGGCGCCTGGGTGTGACGTGTTGATTCAGCGACAAAACGCTTTGTTGTAGTCGACGGGGGAAGGTAAGAAGAAATTAAGAGGAATATGAAgaatataaaaacagaaacgAGAGAAACTTATTGTTTTAGCACAGCGGGGCATTCAATAAATGTACATACAATGTATTATGGCATATAACGGATTGGGGCTAAGTGGTAAATAACCAAATGTAGCGAGCTGTATTCAGAtctcccatatggtctagcggttaggattcctggttttcacccaggcggcccgggttcgactcccggtatgggaagATAAGCTTTTCTTTCTGTGCCTCTCACCTGTTGTTGTGGGCAAATGATTTAGAGCGTCTTTGTAAATAAGGGTATCTTTATTGTCCGGTATGCACtgtaacaatattttaaataaatgagttGGTGGTTGGGGCTGTTGAtgcataaatgtgttttatactaATTTGCTTCTTGAAACAGAACCAAATAAATCTCCAAGTTTATGCCAGAGCTGATCACAAATTAATCAGTATACCACTGGCAGTTAAGGTATTTGTTGGTTCTATATACTTTACAATATATTGtttattcaaaaatatattGGTATAACAAAAGGACATTAAGAAAACtgtacactatatatatatcatatttcTTTAGAtttatatacaaaccggattccccaaaagttgggacactaaacaaattgtgaataaaaactgaacgcaatgatgtggagatggcaaatgtcaatatttttattcgtaatagaacatagatgacagatcaaaagtttaatctgagaaaatgtaacattttaaaggaaaaatatgttgaagcaaaatttcatggcgtcaacaaatccccaaaaagttgggacaaggccattttttaccactgtgtggcatcccccattcttacaacactcaacagacgtctgaggacagaggagaccagtttctcaagtttagaaataggaatgctctcccattcatgtctaatacaggcctctaactgctcaatcgtcttgggccttctttgtcgcaccttcctctttatgatgcaccaaatgttctctataggtgaaaggtCTGGACATTTCtgtacctggatccttctcctgcGTAGCCAtaatgttgtgattgctgcagaatgtggtctggcattatcttgttgaaaaatgcagggtcttccctgaaagagatgacatctagatgggagcatatgtttttctagaacctgaacatagttctctgcattaatggtgcctttccagacatgcaagctgcccatgccacaagcactcatgcaaccccataccatcagtgatgcaggcttctgaacggagcgttgataacaacttgggttatccttgtcctctctggtccggatgacatggcgtcccagtgttcaataaagaacttcaaatcgtgactcatctgaccacagaacagtcttccattttgccacactccattttaaaagacccctggccgaGTGCAAACGTCtaagcttgtggagcttgcttagaaacggcttcctctttgcactgtagagtttcagctggcaacagcggatggcacggtggattgtgttcactgacaatgctttctggaagtattcctgagcccattctgttatttccttgacagtggcattcctgtttgaggtgcagagacgcttaagggcccggagagcacgagcatccagtagagttttacggccttgacccttacgcacagcaattgttccagattctctgaatcttttgatgatgttatgcaaggttgatgatgataacttaaaagtctttgctattttacgctgggtaacaccattctggtatcgctgcactatctttctgcgcaacaatagTGGAATTGGTGATCTTCTTACCATCTtagcttcagagagacactgacactctgagaagctctttttatacgcaatcatgttgtcaattgacctaataagtgttaattggtcttccagctgttcgtatgctcaatttcctttttccagccacttattgctacttgtcccaacttttttgggatttgttgacactgtgaaattgtgaatcaacatatttttcctttaaaacgttacatttactcagattaaacttttgatctgtcatctatgttctattacgaataaaaatattgacatttgccatctccatatcattgcattcagtttttattcacaatttgtttagtgtcgcaacgttggaatccggtttgtaaaatagaaataatataaaaacttaATGTTCATAACATAAATAATtattgtttgaagtttgtgttttctcCCTATGGCAGACATTTTACATAAGGTTTTCTTAACCAGaaataatgtattataattatcAGTCAACAATGAGTTTATGATTTCTAGTTCTAGATTACAAATTACATGTATATACAAAATTGTCTATACAATGCTGATTTTGACTtaactttaatttttaaaaaatcatcatCAAACATCAGGACCTGACAATTTTTCTTGTGCAATAAAATCCTAACAGAAAAttgtaaagcctttccagaaatgttgAGGCTTTTGCTTCTGCACAGGAGGATCACCCGAGACTCTATTAGTccacttcatttcagaagaaattttgaATGAGCAGGTATCCACAAACATGGCAATGTAGTGTAGTTAACAGATTTTATTAGAAAACAATTACAAAAACTGACTccaataaacatttaatatataaGAACCCTTTATTTTTGCCTTATACACCCAcccacaaacattcactcacacattctttaAAAGCCTTATAAAGTGAAAAACATGTTATGTGATACATTGACCAGTGCAATGTGCAAATGTGAATtctttaaactgtgtttttacattaaGAACAGAGAGGAAGATCTGTACAGTGCTACATTTGTGGCTGTCCGTGTTAACCCTTAATTCGTGAGATTCATATTCAGTCcttaagaaagaaaaacaacacgTTAACAGTGCAATACCaaacaatgaaaacaataaggattataataaaatatctgtTAATTCAAACACTTAAAGAGAATGTTCAGTAACATGTTCATACATATTTTAGTTTTGAAGGTTTCCCAAATTAAATATATGCTTTGTAACTCTTCTtaaattagttaaaaaaaaaaacagttaaattcatCAACTGagaataattttgtttttatgttctcAAAAACTGTGAAACCATTGGTTAAAATCATTTGGAAAaaacaatcattaaaaaaaagaaaaaagagctaTATTGCAATTGTTATTCAATGCACTCGATATtaagtgacttttttttttttgcaaggtTTATTTAGCAGCATGTTTGGTGTTTCTCCTTTTaggaaaacacagaaaaaagttATTCTAAAAGGTGAAGGGATTAAATGACGTTAGTATCGGCAGTGTGCTACTTATGTATTTTGTCGGTGAGttagctctgtgttctgtaGAAGTGGCAAAACaatttttagaaatgtattGCATTGCTACCTCTAATCATCTTAAATCAGCCTCATCTGTGTCATGGCATTTGAAAAAAACCTGGCATAGATATTCACTTTCTGGACTTCAATTTGCCTCCTCTGGTATTTAATCACCTTAAAAGAAATCTCAGCTATTTATCTGTACCTCAGTAAGTCAAATAGAATTTAAACAGGGTCTTTTTTGAGCACAGATTTGGAAAGCAAACAGAACAGAAGGAGATCTGCAGGATTAAACCCTTATCCCTTTATAGTTAAAAATGCTGCTATAAattcttttctttctccaaGAACACTTGGTGATGTAGTGAGCTGCCCCAGCCTGCAGGACGCTCTCATCCCTCATCTCCTCTGTTCCGTCTGTCAACACAAAAGCCTTCACATGTCAATAACAGCCATCTCGCCAGTTTGCATCCCGTAGGGCACTGAGGGTTGCCAGGCTCTTTGGTGGTGTCAGCAAACTAGCgaggagagaggagacaggaggaaaatcaataaaattaattatccaccacccaaatcatacctgttctgtggtggtcacGAGCATTGAAGAACCGGGTGAAAAGGGGTAGGaattatgcagcacaacagagggattatagtctgtaattgtagaactacaaagtgctcctgtatgtaAAATGGAACCGAGAGAATTGAGAGTGTAGAAAAAAAGTGGTCATAATATTCTGATATGAGTGTACATTTTAATATGTAATTAGGTAAACATAGCTAATTAGCTCTATTGATAATGAAAGGATTTAACAAAtaccacaagaaaaaaaaagcaatataaATCAGATAAGCATTTGTTACTCATAATTTGATTAACATCTGACTTCCAAACAAAGTTTACATTTCCATAGTATCTTTTCATGTGAAAGAAacgtttaaatacatttaaatgaaggCTATGAACTCATATGTACCTTCTCACAGGTTGAGTGAGCTTGCTCCGAGGAGTGGAGCTGCTTCCTATAAACGAAGCAGGTCGTGGGAGGCCACTGCGGCCAGGCGTCTGAGAGCTGCATCCTTTGCTGGGCAGCGGAATCCCACTGCTGGTCAGTGACTGTAAACTGGATGATGTAGTCATGGTAGAGGGCCCTTTTATTGTGGGGCTTACATAGGCAGTGGCCTTGAGTGGCTGCCGTGAAGACAATGGGAAGTTCCCAATACTTTGGACCCGATTCTGGAGCTGCCCTGGAGAAGGAACTGAACAGAAGGAATCAAGATTAATATTCAGTTGTGGAATGATTTAGTAATTATTAAGTTATCAGACTGTCAATTGACAGGCTAGGTATATGAGTTCATAGCCAGCAAAGTAATGTTTTGAGTAAGATATTTTGTAATCTTTTGAATACGATGAAAACTTTTTATGCCCATGATGCTATTTTATGGAAAGTATAATGATCcttatatgtttgtttgttttttttgtttttgttttttttcatactcATGTTCACAATatagtaaaaagaaaaatgtgcaGACTGAAATCCACACTGATTATAATCAAAATAATAAgctttatttttgtagcacctttCATATTCAGGAGCAGTTCAAAGAgttcaaaaagaaaaatagattAAATTAAAACGAGAAAAGcagacaaaataaaaact from Hoplias malabaricus isolate fHopMal1 chromosome 3, fHopMal1.hap1, whole genome shotgun sequence carries:
- the wbp4 gene encoding WW domain-binding protein 4 isoform X1, whose protein sequence is MADYWKSQPRKFCQYCKCWIADNKPSIEFHERGKNHKQNVTAKIEEIKKKSIEKAKKEEKMSKEFAAMEEAALKAYEEDMKRLQAESGGSVAPVHSPVQTKVLVQTHTKALVRTQTKAKKAQKKKAELTTESSSSSNSSSNSESDAWVEGTTEDGLIYYYNTQTGESKWEKPGGFQGESISSDQPGQASSGSAWMEAVSPDGYTYYYNTESGESSWEKPEDYSPQVASPAEENVEQEVTSTPQPEPLSSEESSEASKEGADPEEAKLCKIPKISFRKRKDDSTPLETEAEKDTKSDEEAETEGKDEGAEPAVPVKEEEPPAKKPRKTNPYGVWEKVQEEEDPYENVDLQLPQFECGVAVSVPSAQPTEPKTKFKERTITSLGDESSAGATFKKRKTENGKSRSLRQRGKDD